The following proteins are encoded in a genomic region of Tachysurus fulvidraco isolate hzauxx_2018 chromosome 22, HZAU_PFXX_2.0, whole genome shotgun sequence:
- the LOC113655543 gene encoding polymeric immunoglobulin receptor-like — MSFYSLSGSVTLLGFFLCISEVESMRTLKNVAVKSGGSVTIPCLYDEKYKANKKFWCKGYHWSTCSIVASANSSGNPSVIDHPEQNLFTVELNSVSESGTGWCAAEIGDKWQPDDRDYLYLTLSQDPDLSVSESRVRGEEGGSVTVQCLYSAAYQNTQKQWCRFKDGQCNTVRTETSQNSAVYISDDGRRSFSVRMSRLKKSDTGWYWCSAGDLQVPVHISVSDPPPGIITNTDQL; from the exons ATGAGCTTTTACTCACTAAGCGGTTCTGTAACTCTCCTTGGGTTTTTCCTCTGTATATCAG AAGTAGAGAGCATGAGGACACTGAaaaatgtagctgtaaaaagTGGAGGATCTGTCACTATTCCATGTCTTTATGATGAGAagtacaaagcaaacaaaaaattctGGTGCAAAGGGTACCATTGGTCTACCTGCAGTATCGTAGCCTCTGCAAACTCAAGTGGAAATCCATCAGTCATTGATCATCCAGAGCAGAATTTGTTCACAGTGGAACTGAACTCTGTCTCTGAGTCTGGAACGGGTTGGTGTGCTGCAGAAATTGGGGATAAATGGCAGCCGGATGATCGTGATTATTTGTACCTGACGCTTAGTCAAG ATCCTGATCTGTCAGTGAGCGAGAGCAGAGTGAGAGGTGAGGAAGGAGGCAGCgtcacagtccagtgtctctacagtgctgCGTATCAGAATACACAGAAGCAGTGGTGCAGATTTAAAGATGGACAATGCAACACAGTGAGGACTGAAACAtcccagaattcagcagtgtacaTCAGTGATGATGGGAGAAGATCCTTCAGTGTGAGGatgagcagactgaagaagagtgatactggatggtactggtgcagtgcaggagatctgcaggttcctgttcacatcagtgtcagtgatccacctccaggtattatcacaaacactgatcaactttaa